The sequence TCATTAGACATTCGAAACAAATCGTTAAGAGCAAGATAATTATGTTGAGgagataattttaattaaaatcgtTACCATGTTTTCATTACGAAGAGAAGCAACAAAGTTTCCATCAATATTTTCTTTGGCTTCCAAGATGTAATCAACCAGTAGCTTCACAAGTGATTCTATATTTTCCTCTACATCCAATAGATTAATTAGAAAGAATATAATTAGATGAGTATGAAGAATGCTTTGAAATCACTTTCAGTAGCAGTTTTTTTATCACTTACAACCAAAACAATATATTTCATATCAGCACATGATGCAAAATTAGATACCAATATATGAGCAAGACTGAGTGATCAAACCTTCTCGTTTTTGAAAATTACTCTCAACAAAATGCACTTTTTCCTCTGTGGCAGACAAATTCAATCACTTACATGCATCAGAGGGAAACGCAGTTGCAGCTCTCGAATGACTTCTACTAACTGATTGCATAAGTAATGGAGATCTTAATTGCCTGTTAGAGGATCCATTCTCGCCATTTGTCATCAATAAAAGTCATTACCAAGAATTCAATCAGTAAATTATCATAAAGTAAATCAAATTActcagagagagaaagagagagagagagagaggagcaaCTTAAGAAATCTTGTTGAGCGCAACGGAAAAACTTTGGAGCCGTCACGCAGGAATGGAAACTTGCATGGAAACTTGCAAAGTAACAAACTAAATAATGTTGTCATCAATTTCTTTTCCTAAAAGCCTAATCATATATAAATACGTTATGTAAATTcttcaaaatttataaatttaacccTATCATTTCACCAAGACCGTAGGACATATATATGACTAGAGTTGACGCAGGAACAATAAGTAGAGTTAGTAggttaattatattagttaattgtaATAAGGAAATACAAGTCCCATATTCTTTAGGATAGTGAATTTTGTGTTATGTATTAGTCCCACATCGTTCAAGCTATGAAGGCTTTTCCTTCTCCTACTAGTATAAATAAGTCATGTACCTTTTATTTATGAAATAGAGTTGAAGTTTGATTTGAATATAAAATAGGCTGTGTGCTTATTTTTCTCTGGACtctttgagagtaagaggtgCATCCTTGGCTTGGGCGACCAAAGTGGGTTTATGGCTATTTTTACCATAGTGGGGTTGCTAACCTCGCCAAAATTGGTGAATCTAAACTATGTCACCATAGTGGGGTTCTTAACTTCGCCAAGATTAGTGGTCCAAGCGACGTCCCGGTGTCAAGAGTAATGTTAgcgaattatttttttttaattattttatttatttttaattttagatcttttattataatatattaattctaaattctaaattataaatttaaactctaaaattatctaatattaattaaaagtattttttatttatttattatgtgaaaatattttttttaagaaaaaaagatcttttaaaaaaatatgtaaattgtaGCTTCTCACAAAAGATATTTTCTTTTATGAAAAAGTATAAGTAaaaaatgaaaatactaaataatgtgaataatggatTTGTCGaatgttcaatttaataggtatacagatgattatgttcattatttaCAATTGGATGGTTATTccttttgattcgatttactcatgCAAAATTAATAATGggtggatgttcaattcattaggtgtgCAGATAGTTATCCTAATGTTAGGATTTAGAGGATAATTTGAGAATGaagtgttttttttattttattgagtcAATTCTAGAactcattgttcacattgttcatGAAAATCATTGTCTACTTAgcaaaatccttttttttttctaatacttttactactaaaaatggaaaagtataagtagacaatgaaaatactaaataatgtgaacaatgaatatatcggatgttcaattcattaggtgtgcggatgattattctaatattaagatttaggtgggtaATTTGGGAGTGtactgtatttttactttattgggcCAATTTTAGAgctcattgttcacattgttcacaaaagtcattgtctatctaacaaaattcactaaaaatttaccaaacacgctaaaaaataaaaaaaaatattaaaaaaatattttttttatcaatttagtgACACACAAACAAACATATTTTTTTCCCTGACTAATAGAAGCACGTTTCTGCCAATtgtaacaaacaaataaaaagaaaaaaaggaaaaaaaaaatgcattatTGATGAAGTATGGCTgaggagaaaaacaagaaaaagaaagaaaaaaaagagaggaagGAGATAAGGTTACATGAGTTTTGGGTGCATGTTATGACGATGACTTTGAGTAGTGAAACAGTTGACGAGTCATTTAGAAATTAATGATAGATAAAATAATATGACAAAAGTCCATACGGTGTCGGAAGAAGACTGTGAGTGAGTGATTGTGTGTGGTGTTGCATTCAGGATTATTCGAAGTACAGACAAGAGGATGAAGGGGCACGTGAGTTTCACGTGAAAGTGGGAAAGCAGAACCAATCCCACTTGGTCTCCCTCTATGTTGCATCATTTATAGTAGTCCCCCTGTGGCCCCCTCTTTTGTGGTGCATGCATACCTTCCCCATATTTATATGTCTCTAGGTTTAGCTCTCAATAAATAAAATCCACCAATGATGATAGTATTGGAGACCTACTATACTACACATCTTATCTCAATCTCTGTTCATAAATTAACTTTAGTGTTACGTGTATGTTTCATTTTACTATCAACATAGTAATTTGTCGGCACTCCGCTTTTTGTTTTTTGGTAGGAGCAGGTGTAAATCTACagggtaaaaaaaaataattattttttacaattagtacataaaaataaattattgtaaTTTTAGTGATTGAAATTGGATGGGAAGAACATGGTATGTCGTTTTCAGAGAGAAGTGCATGAATCTTGTGTGAGCCCCTGAATCTTTTTATCAAGTACTAGGAAATAGGAATTCAATTTTCAGTATAGGATTGTAGATATGACTTTCACGCATGCCACATGGATAATGCAGTAAATTATTTTGTTACCGGTACTAGTTTCCAGAATGTTCGTTCATATTCACCTTAGCAAATAGCAAGACATGACTATATAGTTGTGTGTTTGAGTTACAAGTAATTAACAAGTAGGTACTCCGATTGATGAATCCATTAATGGGGGAGAATATGTTCAACTCCAGCCGCACAGGGATGACAAGAAGCTCCTCCTTGTTGTAAGTTAATTGGTACAAAATACATCATATGATATATCCTTGTTTGAATTGTTGTCAActttgcttagttaattgaattttttatttatgtatcaAGGCATGTGAATAAGGATATTGGTGAGCTGGTATGGGAAAATGGTGAAGTTAAAGTGCAAGGAAGAGGAGCAGCAGTGGAAGAAAGAGCAGCAAAGTTAGAGAGATTTTACTGCTCCTCAATTTTGGATCAAAGCAAGAAGCAGATCCAACAAGGATTTTCAAACTTCAAACTCATTAGTAATACATATTCCTCCTCCTTATCACAACAGTGCAAGAAACCAAGAATAATAGATTTTTCAGGTTCAGCACAAGCAACAACAAAATCACACACACTACAGCACTTGGGTacttgcaataataataataatcagagAACATCATTAGGAGGAGGAATGGTGAACTTCCCAAACTTCTTGGTTCCTTCACTCTTACTCAACAAATCTtcttctgctgctgctgctgccacTAGTAGTAAAGGTCATGATCATTCATCTGTGGTGATTGATTCTTCTAATAATAACAAAGCAGCAACACAAGAACTCAAAGAAACACCTTTTCATCAGGTACAACCACTTGATCGACACTCTCATGCTCAAAAACCATATCATGGAGCCTCATCAAGTTCAGCAGCACCACCACCACCTAATtacaatagtaataataatattgaGCAACACTTGGTAGTAGCATCTTCCCCTGTAAGCTCTATTGGAGCCTCAAACGACCCTGACATTGGTATTATGAGGAAGCAGCATGAGGAATACAGCAACATCACTGATCATGATCATGATGACACCACAACATATATAAGTGATGATGTAAGTGAAGAAGCTGGAACAACCACCCTGTGGCCTATAGTATCTATAATACATTATTATCTATTCATGCAGGATGATGAAGAAACAGAAGATGTAATAATAGCAAAGGAAACACCAGCTGCAGGTACCAGAGCCAAGAGAAGCAGGGACCCAGAGGTTCATAATTTATCTGACAGGGTCAACAAGAGGATTCATACATTGAAAGAACTCATACCCAATTGCAATAAGGTGTGTCACTAGTCTCTAGTGTTCATTATATTCCcaactttatttttctcattgTGAATGCCAATAATGTATATGTTAGATTGATAAAGCTTCAACTCTTGATGATGCAATTGACTATCTTAAGACCCTGAAGCTTCAGTTGCAGGTTAATTTTACTATTAATTAATCCTCTATCTAGCTAATTCAAGTTCATAATTAGTGTTGAGATATCTTatatatatagaaacattgttGCATATGTATATGTTTGCAGATAATGTCAATGGGGAGAGGACTTTGCATGCCATTGATGATGTTACATAATCATCATAATCAGTTAATGTGTTATAGGCCATCATCAGGCACAGGCATTCCCCATCAAAACATGTTTGATGGTTTCTTCAACCAAATGAGGCCTATGATTATGCCACCATCACCACTTTTCATCAATCCCACTCCACCAATTGCGCCATTGTCAATCGCCAATTCTTCCAGTCTAGATGTCTCACATGTTCAAGCAATCAATAATGGTGATCAGGTTTCCCTTCACCAACACACAACTAGCAGCAGCTACCCCTTCTATTTTCCCACAATCATCAATCAGGAGGAAAAGAATAATTATGGAATGGAATAGCAGAATAATGTAAAGTAGTTGATAGCGTAAAGTTGGTTAACACTTTACACAAATCAAGATAGTGCTGCTTCATTCCATGCTTTACAGCTTTCACATGTATGTACCGTGTACCCATCAAAATGACCCACACAAACTTGAGTAACCTTCATTAGTTGTCATGTTCTAGCATTTTATCATCACGGCTTTACTTTATTAAGAAATCAAGATTTTTAATAATTTGAAGtttgagttttgaagaaaatcatagaaacattacattacattaataaaaagaagaaaatagctcttTCGTAAATTTTTGGCCTTGGTTCTCATAAGTCATAACTGAAAGGGATAGCTTTAGCATTTGCGTTCCGCTATCATGTTCACCAATCACCACGTACTCTTgccttgtatttatttatttatcagatgttattttatatatataaatattcatttttttttcatttatctgATTGCTTTCACTTTCAGTTGAACATTAAACTCGTCCAAAACCACTAATATTTATTTGGTGATGACAagtttgtagttttttttttaattggtcttGACCATCTTTTTGGTCCGCAGAGATATAACACTAGACCTTCTCCAAATACACGAGTTTCTTTCTGAAGAATAAATGGCATGCCATACAACAAATTAAGTGTTTTATTTGGTTGAGAGACATATAATTCAAGATTTATGCACAACTACTGTACAACTATCAGAAAATGCATCTAGTCATCACAAGTAAATCTAAAAAATGAACTACTAAGTTATAAAGACGTGCGAAGTCCCCCAAAATATGGGTAATTTTGACATAGGCGAGGGTGAAGCACAAGTGCACAACATAATTTTCTCTTTTAAGACTTTATAGTTTACACAGCCtccatttctaatttttttgattCTCTGTCACCCTCTGATCCCTCCTTAGTGATACCTTGCTTCACAGATGCACCATTTGACAGCCTGAGATTTGAGAAAGCCTCATTGATAAATTCAGTGGCTTCTGCAGCTGCTCTTCCTTCTTCTGTGGTGCCAAACGCCTTttcaactgcaggaactggagccTCTTTCTCAATAGCCAACTCCAACTTCTCCAATTCGTCTTGGATATCTTCATCTTCGACATCCGTGTAAGATGGAGTTTGTTCTGCAGTTGACACAAAGCAACAACCAATAAAAACACGAATGCTAAAAATAGACATTGGACTTGGACATTACAACAATCTCGAAAAATCCTTGGGGTTCTATATCTATTACAAAACCCATcattaaagaaaaatgaaaagcacAATTTAAATGCTTGCCACAGAAGATATGAAAAATATACCTAGCGCCTTTTCCACTTCCTTCTGTGCATCAATGCTCTCTTGGAGATCTCGTAAACAGAGATCAACCTCTTCCACGCtaatcttattttctttaattgCATTGGCTCCAATCTGCATAGCTTCAGATATCTGGTAGCAAATGATGGATCAACAGCTGAATGCAATCTTCAGAATCTGATATAAACTGATTAGTCCAAAAGAATATTTGAAGTTGTACCTTTTTGGTAGCCTCCGCATCTGCAATAACACCAAGTACTTCCTGTACTCTGTTCAAAAGTGATGAACACTTATCTCTACTCTGAGTGGCCAGCTTAAGCTCCCTTGCATGCCTAAGGGCCAATTTTTTGTTCCCTGAATGTAGAGAAGCCAACGCTGACTTTCTTGACCTAAAAGAATCAATCTGTGAGGCAAATTTTGAGCAAACATCCCTACACAACATCTGTAAACTGGAAAGACAGTGTGTGCTATAAAACCAAGAGTGCTTTTGAATCTTAATTGTAATTTTGTAAACACCATTTGTCTTGTGCataaatattttcaaattattttttagtaAATCAATTTGAGTTGATTGATACTTTATATGTGATTGGTTATCAGGTCATGTGACAGTACCACAAAAGGATAACCTGATAATCATATGATAATAATTTATCATATCCTTTACAACGAGAATGTTACTTTGTATATCAACTAAGATAAAATAGCAATAATTGACTTTGGAATAAGAAAGGCAAAATATATGAAGATTTTGTTTTATTTACTCCAATTTTGATTGGTATATTTAGAAGCACCTTAAGGTTACATACAAATATAAAGACTTGTAAACAAAAACTTACGACTCATAACGTCTGTCAATCATGTCTAGTTGCTGCTGAAGCCTCTCAGTTGTCCAGATCAAGTACAAGACATCATAGTCTAAATTAGATATGCTAGATAATGTGGAAGCTGAAGGAGAAATTTTTACACCCTGTAAAATACAAACTTGAAATAAGAAAAGAGTTTCAACCATAAAAAGTAAATCGGTATTAATAATACCCAGGAAAAGAATCTTGAGCGGCATTAATCAAAGCCAAAACTTAGAATAGCTTCCATTAGCTTATCAGAAATGTCAATTAACTTATTTAAAGAAAAACATGCCTAAGATAGAATAATAAGATATCCAAGTTTCCGTACCTCTACAAATTCTTTCTTATGGACTTTAAGATACTTTGCTGTACCACATCCTGACATATACCTCAAGATTGCAGATGCTTCATCAGGCCCTCCACATATGTCCTGGAATTTCTTCATTGTGATGATACATGATGAATTCCAGTGACTTTCAGATAGATGTTTGACAACTTCAGCAGCCTTACTCTACACATAAAATGTAGGAAGAATTTCATATATCCATATGATATATCACACAATGCCAGATACTAAATGTTGACATTGAACCGTTCTTTGACCAATACTAAAATGTACTTTTTGTGGGTTACAGTGCAATATAAGTTACTCAATCTCAGACTCTCTCAGTCAAAACTTCATATGATAGATAAAAAACTCATAGAACATGTGCTGGAGGAATTGAAATGAATAAACATATGAGAAGAAAAGCTGTTGAAATGAAAGGATGGGTAAATTACCTGAAGCAGAGAAGTTAAAATGACAAATTCTTCAGACATAATATCCGGAGTTGATCTTGCTACTAAGTTGCTAACTTTTCTGAATAGTTGGGACAATCGTCCACTTGTTGGATCCGCAAGATCCACAATTCTTGTGAGGTCACCTTCATTATACATTAGAGACTGAAAACTGAACACATGTAAAGCCTTAATTTATTATCCTTTGAAAGAAATAATTTCTTTTTACGCAAATCACAattgaaaaagaaggaaagaagggaAATGCCATAGATGTTCCAAGACATATGTAATCGTAGGTATCTACATCTACATTAATAGATACTTTTATAACAATGAACTAGATAAGTGCATCTATACGAATACTGAAGTCAATTTTTCTGtatttccttttataattcaggTTTTTATTTCAATCTATTGGTTACCCTATCGTTACAATGTGATGTATAATTGTCGTATCCATGTATCATGTGTGTATGTCAAATTAATATTTGAGCCTCATAGAAACATTAGAAAGAATGAATCCTATATATCCTTAACAGCTATGACCTAGCTTCACTTCCAGTAATTATCATTGATATTAAGATTTAAATGAGACTCCACCGGcattgaaaactaaactaaactaagagaaaaacagtaaaacgAATGAGAATTTTATAGTGAGAAAGAGAGACTGACCAGAACGTGGTCAAGACATAAGGGGGTTAACCCTCCTCGGTTAAACCAAACACTCTTAACCTGCAAATAACAGCCAAAATTAAAGGTAAGAGGCGGAGAAATTGAAATttggaaaaccctaaaaaatggaggtggtggtagtagtagtagtagtaaagTAGTAATTAACTGACCTGGGAGGGTTTTATGAAGAGGAGGCGAAAGTGAGTGGCGATTTTGAGGATCAAGTGTCTCCAGAAGAGGAACCTGGGCTGCCAATCGGATCTCTGGCCGGAGAATGCTTTGAACCTCGCCACCGAAACGACGTCGTCGTTCCAGTCGGGGACTTCCTTTGCGATGAAATCTCTCACTGCTCGCTCCTCCGCTGAGTCCATCTTCCAATTGAATTCTACGTTCTCACTTTCCAGTTTCCAGTTTCGATTCCATTGCTAAACTCTTTTCTCCTTCCTGCTTTTCTGTTcacttctttttcctttgttCTTCCGTTATGTCCACGTGTCTCTCTGTGatttagtaaaatattttaattttaattttaatatattccaAATCCATTTCAAAACATCAAGAAATTTTAAGGAGAAAGCGGGGGCGAGCGGTTGAGGGTGAAACACGGTGAGGAAGATGGCCATGCCATCagaagagataagggggagagcgTGGGTGGGTGTGTATCCGGTGTTAAGGAGGATTCTTCTCGAGAGGGGTTAGAAAAGTCATCCAAGGTCTCTTTTAGAGATAAAGTCATTGGTGCATAAAAGTCTAAGGCCTTTGCATTAGTAAGGTCTTTATCTGGGGATGGTATCGCGACGGTGACAGGTAAGCAGGGTGATTCTCGCCCACCAAGTGTCAGTTTTACCAAGGAGGCAAAGAGCTGTCTAGCTGAACCTTGTAAGGAAGCCATCGTGATCAAGGTGTTGGATAAGTATTATGGCTACACGGCTCTCATGCATAAGCTCCGGATAATATGGCGCATCAAAGGAGGGTTTGATTTGTTGGATGTGGGAAAATTTATTAAACCATTACTCCGTACTCaaagagaatgagagaaggagaaAGCGGGGGCGAGCGGTTGAGGGTGAAACACGGTGAGGAAGATGGCCATGCCATCagaagagataagggggagagcgTGGGTGGGTGTGTATCCGGTGTTAAGGAGGGTTCTTCTCGAGAGGGGTTAGAAAAGCCATCCAAGGTCTCTTTTAGAGATAAAGTCATTGGTGCAGAAAAGCTTAAAGCCTTTGCATTAGTAGGATCTTTATCTGGGGATGGTATCGCAACGGTGACAGGTAAGCAGGGTGATTCTCGTCCACCAAGTGTCAGTTTTACCAAGGAGGCAAAGAGCTGTCTAGCTGAACCTTGTAAGGAAGCCATCGTGATCAAGGTGTTGGATAAGTATTATGGCTACACGGCTCTCATGCATAAGCTCCGGATAATATGGCGCATCAAAGGAGGGTTTGATTTGTTGGATGTGGGATTTGGatattttttggttaaatttgatATTGCTGGGGATCGTGAGAAAGTCATTCTTGGTGGCCCGTGGTTGATAGACGGTCACTATGTTGCAGTAAAGCCATGGGATGTGGATTTTAGGCCATGCGAAAAATCCTTTGGATCAACGCTGGTATGGATTCGAGTCTCGGGACTTCCAATTTGGTGCTACCAGGAACAAGCAATGCTGCGAATTGCTTCTGCAATTGGGATTCCGGTGAAAGTAGATTTGGCTACTAAGCTTGCAGAAAGAGGAAAATATGCCCGAGCTTGTGTTCAAATTAATCTTGAGTTGCCTGTAATCAAACATATTATAGTGGAGGGTGTGACTTATGAAGTGGAGTACGAGAGTTTACAGTTGATTTGTGCTACTTGTGCACGGTATGGGCATGATAAATCGTTGTGCATGGAGAAGGAGTCCTTGGAAGGAAACATAAATTCCTTTGGTGATGGAAAAAATAATGAAGCCCCAACACTAGTGCCACACAACAATCATGAGATTCAAAAAGAGGCTGAATCAGAAGCTCGTGATTTGGGTGAGAAATTAGGAGTTGTTAAAGGGAAGGATGTGGTTACGGAATCATTGGCTCCTCACGTGCCTGATGGTCTTGTTAATGAGGTATGCATGGATGATGGAGAGGGCTGGCAACAAGTGCTCCGTAAGGGAAAATTCACAATGGGCCAGTCATCATGTTTGAAGGACCAAGATGGAAAGCAGCACAAGTTTGGTTCGAGAAGGGTTCCAAGACCCAATTTGCATGGTGATGGAGGTAAATCAATTGGCATTAGGATGGGGAAGCaagaaaaacatgaaattgcgcCATCTCCATCGCGCAGAACTCCTACACGTCGTGGAATTTCTCTACGGAAGCGTCCTCGGCCTTCCTCCTTGCAGAACTCGCCAGTTGATAAAAATGGTGGCACAACGGAGGAAACCTTAGTAGATGGAAGCATGGCAAGTGCAGTGTCAGGGGGTCCAAAGGTGGCAATTATTGAGGATCAGAGTGTGCCAGTACCGCAGGACAAACCACCTATTGAAGTTGGTGATTCTGTTTAGAgtttatgttcttatttattctgtccctattatttatggatagtttaaatatgattgtttggaatattaggggtgcttctaataagttagcccggGTGCATTGTAAGGAACTTGTTAGGAAATTTAGACATGTTttctttattgtggttgaaactcactccccttttcagcatttaaaattattttgggaaaggtTGGGGTATCACTCTGTTGGTATAGTAGAGGCACAGGGGCATAAGGGAGGTATTTGATTTCTATCCTCTATGAAGGATGTTTGTTGTAAGTTCATTGATGCTTTTGATCAGGGTGTTACTGTTGAGGTTcactttgataatttaatttggaggtgtagtggtatttatggcagtcctcaatttaataaaagggttctcctttgggatt is a genomic window of Arachis ipaensis cultivar K30076 chromosome B06, Araip1.1, whole genome shotgun sequence containing:
- the LOC107646014 gene encoding uncharacterized protein LOC107646014, with amino-acid sequence MDSAEERAVRDFIAKEVPDWNDDVVSVARFKAFSGQRSDWQPRFLFWRHLILKIATHFRLLFIKPSQVKSVWFNRGGLTPLCLDHVLSLMYNEGDLTRIVDLADPTSGRLSQLFRKVSNLVARSTPDIMSEEFVILTSLLQSKAAEVVKHLSESHWNSSCIITMKKFQDICGGPDEASAILRYMSGCGTAKYLKVHKKEFVEGVKISPSASTLSSISNLDYDVLYLIWTTERLQQQLDMIDRRYESSRKSALASLHSGNKKLALRHARELKLATQSRDKCSSLLNRVQEVLGVIADAEATKKISEAMQIGANAIKENKISVEEVDLCLRDLQESIDAQKEVEKALEQTPSYTDVEDEDIQDELEKLELAIEKEAPVPAVEKAFGTTEEGRAAAEATEFINEAFSNLRLSNGASVKQGITKEGSEGDRESKKLEMEAV
- the LOC107646015 gene encoding transcription factor APG isoform X3 is translated as MVNFPNFLVPSLLLNKSSSAAAAATSSKGHDHSSVVIDSSNNNKAATQELKETPFHQVQPLDRHSHAQKPYHGASSSSAAPPPPNYNSNNNIEQHLVVASSPVSSIGASNDPDIGIMRKQHEEYSNITDHDHDDTTTYISDDDDEETEDVIIAKETPAAGTRAKRSRDPEVHNLSDRVNKRIHTLKELIPNCNKIDKASTLDDAIDYLKTLKLQLQIMSMGRGLCMPLMMLHNHHNQLMCYRPSSGTGIPHQNMFDGFFNQMRPMIMPPSPLFINPTPPIAPLSIANSSSLDVSHVQAINNGDQVSLHQHTTSSSYPFYFPTIINQEEKNNYGME
- the LOC107646015 gene encoding transcription factor APG isoform X2; protein product: MNPLMGENMFNSSRTGMTRSSSLLHVNKDIGELVWENGEVKVQGRGAAVEERAAKLERFYCSSILDQSKKQIQQGFSNFKLISNTYSSSLSQQCKKPRIIDFSGSAQATTKSHTLQHLGTCNNNNNQRTSLGGGMVNFPNFLVPSLLLNKSSSAAAAATSSKGHDHSSVVIDSSNNNKAATQELKETPFHQVQPLDRHSHAQKPYHGASSSSAAPPPPNYNSNNNIEQHLVVASSPVSSIGASNDPDIGIMRKQHEEYSNITDHDHDDTTTYISDDDDEETEDVIIAKETPAAGTRAKRSRDPEVHNLSDRVNKRIHTLKELIPNCNKIMSMGRGLCMPLMMLHNHHNQLMCYRPSSGTGIPHQNMFDGFFNQMRPMIMPPSPLFINPTPPIAPLSIANSSSLDVSHVQAINNGDQVSLHQHTTSSSYPFYFPTIINQEEKNNYGME
- the LOC107646015 gene encoding transcription factor APG isoform X1, which codes for MNPLMGENMFNSSRTGMTRSSSLLHVNKDIGELVWENGEVKVQGRGAAVEERAAKLERFYCSSILDQSKKQIQQGFSNFKLISNTYSSSLSQQCKKPRIIDFSGSAQATTKSHTLQHLGTCNNNNNQRTSLGGGMVNFPNFLVPSLLLNKSSSAAAAATSSKGHDHSSVVIDSSNNNKAATQELKETPFHQVQPLDRHSHAQKPYHGASSSSAAPPPPNYNSNNNIEQHLVVASSPVSSIGASNDPDIGIMRKQHEEYSNITDHDHDDTTTYISDDDDEETEDVIIAKETPAAGTRAKRSRDPEVHNLSDRVNKRIHTLKELIPNCNKIDKASTLDDAIDYLKTLKLQLQIMSMGRGLCMPLMMLHNHHNQLMCYRPSSGTGIPHQNMFDGFFNQMRPMIMPPSPLFINPTPPIAPLSIANSSSLDVSHVQAINNGDQVSLHQHTTSSSYPFYFPTIINQEEKNNYGME